AACGCCCGCGACTCCGAGCACGGCCAGCGGATAGTCCGGGCGGTGGACGCGCTGCCAGAGGTGCGGGTGGTGAACGTCTCCGACCGGACCTTTCTGCTGCACCTCGGCGGCAAGATAGAAGTGCATTCCAAGATACCCATCCGAACCCGCGACGACCTCTCGATGGCCTACACCCCAGGGGTGGCCCGGGTGTGTCGCGCCATAGCCCAGGAGCCGGAGCGGGCCTTCAACCTCACGATAAAGCGCAACGCGGTGGCGGTCGTCACCGACGGGACGGCGGTGCTGGGGCTCGGGGACATCGGTCCCTACGCCGCGATGCCGGTCATGGAGGGCAAGGCGATGCTCTTCAAGGAGTTCGCCGGGGTGGACGCCTTCCCGATATGCCTGGACACCAGGGATCCGGACGAGATCGTGCGCACCGTCTCGCACCTGGCGCCGGCCTTCGGCGGGATAAATCTGGAGGACATCTCGGCCCCGCGCTGCTTCGAGATCGAGGAGCGTCTGAAGAGGGAGCTGGACATCCCGGTCTTCCACGACGACCAGCACGGCACGGCGGTGGTGGTGCTCGCCGCCCTCATCAACGCGCTCAAGCTCGTGGGCAAGCGCATGGAGGGGATCAAGGTCGTCCTCAGCGGGGTGGGCGCTGCCGGGGTGGCCTGCGCCAGGATCCTGCTCGCCGCCGGGGTGAGGAACATCATCGGCTGCGACCGCCACGGCATCGTGTACCGGGGACGGGGGGATGCGGACACCTCGCAGGGGTGGTTCGCCCGGCACACCAACCCCGAGAACGTAAGGGGAACCCTTTCGGACGCCATCCGGGGCGCCGACGTCTTCATCGGGGTCTCGGTGCCGAACGTGCTGACGGTGGAGCACATAGAGAGCATGTCCCGCGACCCCGTAGTCTTCGCCATGGCCAACCCGGACCCGGAGATCCGGCCGGAGCTGGCCTACGGGCACGCCAGGATCATCGCCACCGGCCGCAGCGACTACCCGAACCAGATCAACAACGTCCTCTGCTTCCCGGGGATCTTCCGGGGGGCGCTGGACATTCGGGCCCGGGAGATCAACGAGGAGATGAAGCTCGCCGCGGCCCGCGCGATAGCCGGCGTGATCCCGGAGGAGAGCCTCTCGGAGGACTACATCATCCCCTCGGTCTTCGACGAGCGGGTCGTGCCGGCGGTGGCCGGGGCGGTGGCGGAGGCCGGGGTGGAGTCCGGGGTGGCCCGGCGGGTGCGGGAGCGAGCCGAGACGGACTTCTCTGCGGCCTCCTTCTGATGTACTTTTCGGCGTTCGCGAATAGAATATGCCCATGCCCGGTCTGCGGCAGATATTCGTCTGTGCCACCCCCGGGGAGGGGCGCTGCGGGGAGAAGGGCGGGGCGCATCTTCTGAAGCTGTTCCGGGAGGAGGTGTCCCGGCGCGGGCTGCCGCCTTCCTCGGTGGTGCGCAACGGCTGCGCCCGGCGACACCACGAGGGGCCGGTGGTCTTCGTGTTCCCGGATGACGTGTGGTACACGCGGGTGAGGCCGGAGGACGTGCCCCGGATCGTCGAGCGGCACCTGGTGCGCGACGGGGCCCGGGAGCGGGCCGGGAGGATCTCTTCTCTCTAGGGGAAGCCCAGCCGCCCCATCTTTTCCATTGCCCAGTCGCTTGCGGCGAGCAGCCGCTGGCGTCGGCCCCGCAGGTAGTACAGCAAGGCGCTTCTGTAGAGCGCCTGGGCGGGTGCCCCCCGGATCCGACGCCCGAAGGGGCTGGCCACGGCGCTCTGCGGTCCGAGGCTGACGGCGTATCCCCGGTCCACGAACCGGAAGGGTGGCCGCGGCGAACCTCGCAGCCGCCGCCACACGTCCCGGGCGGCGTAGGGTCCTTGCTGCACGGCGACGGAGCCGGTGGGCGGGAGCGGGCCGGTTTGCGGGTCTTCCCGGAGCGCGGCGTCTCCGAGCACGTAGACTTCTGGATGTGCGGTGAGGGTGAGGTGCGGGCCGACCTTCGCCCTCCCCGCATCGTTCTGCGGAACGGGAAGCTCCCGGATGAGCCGGGAGGCCCGTACCCCGGCGGTCCAGATTCGGATGCGGGCCGGAAGCCATCTCCCGCCCGCCAGAACGCCTTCCTCTGAGGCGTCCTCCACCGGGGAGTGGAGGCGCACCTCTACCCCCATGCGTACGAGTTCTTCCAGCGCGACCCGGTGGAAATAGGGATCGAGCCAGCTCATGAGGCGCCCTCCGGCCTCGAGCAGAACCACCCGCAGCCCGGGGTGCTGGTGGCGTCCTGCCCGCCGCCGGAGGTAGCGGGAGAGG
The Rubrobacter xylanophilus genome window above contains:
- a CDS encoding NAD-dependent malic enzyme codes for the protein MEAIPSASYSMTLRVEFPHRAGALGRILTTIGDAGGMVGAIDIVRMGQERSVRDITVNARDSEHGQRIVRAVDALPEVRVVNVSDRTFLLHLGGKIEVHSKIPIRTRDDLSMAYTPGVARVCRAIAQEPERAFNLTIKRNAVAVVTDGTAVLGLGDIGPYAAMPVMEGKAMLFKEFAGVDAFPICLDTRDPDEIVRTVSHLAPAFGGINLEDISAPRCFEIEERLKRELDIPVFHDDQHGTAVVVLAALINALKLVGKRMEGIKVVLSGVGAAGVACARILLAAGVRNIIGCDRHGIVYRGRGDADTSQGWFARHTNPENVRGTLSDAIRGADVFIGVSVPNVLTVEHIESMSRDPVVFAMANPDPEIRPELAYGHARIIATGRSDYPNQINNVLCFPGIFRGALDIRAREINEEMKLAAARAIAGVIPEESLSEDYIIPSVFDERVVPAVAGAVAEAGVESGVARRVRERAETDFSAASF
- a CDS encoding NAD(P)/FAD-dependent oxidoreductase; translation: MVVGAGLAGTHLARSLPPALRRPGETLVVDRSDRYVFAPLIHEVAAGRLHPDSVTLPVVPALHGRCGFLRAEVTGVDLEGKLLLTSRGEISYEYLVLAPGSDPLPPPENLAPHLMPFHTLEDALRLRDALAAAWREHSRGPSPSGLTVAVAGGGTTGVELAAELAILSRYLRRRAGRHQHPGLRVVLLEAGGRLMSWLDPYFHRVALEELVRMGVEVRLHSPVEDASEEGVLAGGRWLPARIRIWTAGVRASRLIRELPVPQNDAGRAKVGPHLTLTAHPEVYVLGDAALREDPQTGPLPPTGSVAVQQGPYAARDVWRRLRGSPRPPFRFVDRGYAVSLGPQSAVASPFGRRIRGAPAQALYRSALLYYLRGRRQRLLAASDWAMEKMGRLGFP
- a CDS encoding (2Fe-2S) ferredoxin domain-containing protein, with product MPGLRQIFVCATPGEGRCGEKGGAHLLKLFREEVSRRGLPPSSVVRNGCARRHHEGPVVFVFPDDVWYTRVRPEDVPRIVERHLVRDGARERAGRISSL